One part of the Tolypothrix sp. NIES-4075 genome encodes these proteins:
- a CDS encoding TIGR02450 family Trp-rich protein — protein sequence MPKKQKFPYLVGSKWTAQQKVDGWRHFQVVNRKNQAKWVYAEMVAACDPNVRFWLNAKLLQDNSQWQAGWQTLEEIRAVSEDVS from the coding sequence ATGCCTAAAAAACAAAAATTTCCTTATTTAGTCGGTTCTAAATGGACAGCGCAGCAAAAAGTAGATGGTTGGCGACACTTCCAAGTCGTTAATCGCAAAAATCAGGCTAAGTGGGTTTATGCCGAGATGGTTGCTGCTTGTGACCCTAATGTTCGTTTCTGGCTCAATGCCAAATTATTACAAGATAATTCTCAGTGGCAAGCTGGCTGGCAAACATTAGAAGAAATAAGGGCAGTATCCGAGGATGTATCTTAA
- the bchL gene encoding ferredoxin:protochlorophyllide reductase (ATP-dependent) iron-sulfur ATP-binding protein gives MKLAVYGKGGIGKSTTSCNISVALARRGKKVLQIGCDPKHDSTFTLTGFLIPTIIDTLQEKDYHYEDVWPEDVIYKGYGGVDCVEAGGPPAGAGCGGYVVGETVKLLKELNAFDEYDVILFDVLGDVVCGGFAAPLNYADYCLIVTDNGFDALFAANRIAASVREKARTHPLRLAGLIGNRTSKRDLIEKYIEAVPMPVLEVLPLIEDIRVSRVKGKTLFEMAENDPSLNYVCDYYLNIADQILARPEGVVPNDSPDRELFSLLSDFYLNPSKPQVTNPEEELDLMIV, from the coding sequence GTGAAATTAGCAGTTTACGGAAAAGGTGGTATCGGTAAATCCACAACCAGCTGTAACATCTCCGTCGCCCTAGCCAGACGCGGGAAGAAAGTTCTCCAAATTGGGTGCGACCCCAAACACGACAGTACTTTTACCTTGACCGGGTTTTTGATTCCGACAATTATCGACACCCTGCAAGAAAAAGACTATCACTACGAAGATGTCTGGCCCGAAGATGTAATCTATAAAGGCTACGGTGGTGTAGATTGTGTTGAAGCCGGTGGTCCGCCTGCTGGTGCCGGGTGTGGCGGTTACGTAGTCGGCGAAACCGTGAAATTACTCAAAGAACTCAACGCCTTTGATGAGTACGATGTGATATTATTTGACGTTCTCGGTGACGTTGTATGTGGTGGTTTTGCAGCACCTCTCAACTATGCTGATTACTGCTTGATTGTTACCGACAACGGCTTTGATGCTTTATTTGCGGCAAATCGCATTGCAGCTTCAGTACGCGAAAAAGCACGCACTCACCCACTACGTTTAGCTGGTTTAATTGGTAATCGTACTTCCAAACGCGACTTGATCGAGAAATACATAGAAGCAGTACCCATGCCAGTACTGGAAGTATTACCTTTGATAGAAGACATCCGTGTTTCTCGCGTCAAAGGCAAGACTTTATTTGAAATGGCAGAAAACGATCCATCTCTGAACTACGTTTGCGATTACTACCTCAACATCGCCGACCAAATTTTAGCGCGTCCAGAAGGTGTTGTACCTAACGACAGCCCAGACCGCGAATTGTTCTCTTTGTTGTCTGATTTTTACTTAAATCCGAGTAAACCCCAGGTTACTAATCCGGAAGAAGAATTAGACTTGATGATTGTATAA
- a CDS encoding DUF5331 domain-containing protein: MAFFYSFTDSLRQKWLQFFQVNRDWITLHMEVESVYTPDGGKRPPSYLILGVVNALEPKLAQLMLPFAKLNPDADTLIEVLDLHFDPDMALGNRVMPKVEEDMESEGVMQGKPHDETLMIPNENGFGEEAIIHEFVMVDSHQEMLIPDEFSQMSVGEIAEVPVSNQTANGFGDISFSNGQNSNQTPSNESIDDFGDISFDDLKDTDSKISAATPSANLGQNMLDDLDTPDENAFSDVLSDVWGEERSASGEDLPSGVFDDSEIARLFPNA, translated from the coding sequence ATGGCTTTCTTTTACAGCTTTACAGATTCTTTAAGACAAAAGTGGTTGCAATTTTTTCAGGTGAATCGTGACTGGATTACTCTCCACATGGAGGTGGAATCGGTTTACACCCCCGATGGTGGAAAGCGACCACCGTCTTACCTCATCCTGGGAGTCGTTAACGCGCTGGAACCGAAGCTAGCGCAGTTAATGCTGCCCTTTGCGAAATTGAATCCAGACGCAGATACTTTGATAGAAGTGCTGGATTTGCATTTCGATCCTGACATGGCTTTGGGCAACCGCGTCATGCCCAAAGTAGAAGAAGACATGGAATCCGAAGGAGTCATGCAGGGAAAGCCCCATGATGAAACCTTGATGATTCCCAATGAAAATGGCTTTGGGGAAGAGGCGATTATTCACGAGTTCGTGATGGTAGATTCTCATCAAGAAATGCTAATACCAGATGAGTTTAGCCAAATGTCCGTAGGGGAAATTGCTGAAGTACCAGTGTCGAATCAAACTGCAAATGGATTTGGCGATATTTCCTTCAGTAACGGGCAAAACTCAAACCAAACACCCAGCAACGAATCTATAGATGATTTTGGCGATATTTCCTTTGATGACTTGAAGGATACCGACAGCAAAATCTCCGCAGCAACACCATCAGCTAACTTGGGGCAAAACATGCTGGATGATTTGGATACACCAGACGAAAATGCGTTTAGCGACGTGTTGTCTGATGTCTGGGGTGAAGAGAGATCGGCATCAGGGGAAGATTTGCCATCTGGCGTTTTTGACGACTCGGAAATTGCCCGCCTTTTCCCCAACGCGTAA
- a CDS encoding DUF6887 family protein produces MKPDFEKMPRAELRAYVLAHREDIEALRILMSRRNPNAKQYKFPDTEEGWQQMEEVFRRKIEGKE; encoded by the coding sequence ATGAAGCCGGATTTTGAGAAAATGCCTAGAGCCGAACTGAGAGCTTATGTACTGGCACATCGAGAAGATATTGAAGCATTGCGTATTTTAATGAGTCGTCGCAATCCCAACGCTAAACAGTATAAGTTTCCCGATACTGAAGAAGGTTGGCAACAAATGGAAGAAGTGTTCCGGCGCAAAATAGAAGGTAAAGAGTAA
- a CDS encoding DUF6888 family protein: MLPTAKQGIECIKVCQMLSNLYQDIHLFRFDEKTGEIYILAGETIEIIINREGIWEFINEAGF; the protein is encoded by the coding sequence ATTTTACCCACGGCAAAGCAAGGAATCGAATGCATCAAGGTGTGTCAGATGTTATCCAATCTGTATCAGGATATTCATTTATTTCGCTTTGATGAAAAAACAGGAGAAATATATATTCTGGCTGGAGAAACTATCGAAATTATTATCAACCGTGAGGGAATCTGGGAGTTTATAAATGAAGCCGGATTTTGA
- the clpB gene encoding ATP-dependent chaperone ClpB, protein MQPTNPNQFTEKAWEAIAHTPDIAKQYQLQQIESEHLMKALLEQEGLASAVFTKAGVNLQKLRDRTEQFIQRQPKVSGSSSSVYLGRSLDTLLDRADGYRKEFQDEYISIEHLLLAYAKDDRFGKSLFQEFGLDEGKLKNIIKQIRGNQKVTDQNPEGKYEALEKYGRDLTEAARQGKLDPVIGRDDEIRRTIQILSRRTKNNPVLIGEPGVGKTAIAEGLAQRIVAGDVPQSLKDRRLIALDMGALIAGAKFRGEFEERLKAVLKEVTESGGNIVLFIDEIHTVVGAGATQGAMDAGNLLKPMLARGELRCIGATTLDEYRKYIEKDAALERRFQQVYVDQPSVEDTISILRGLRERYENHHGVKISDSALVAAAILSSRYISDRFLPDKAIDLVDEAAARLKMEITSKPEELDEIDRKILQLEMERLSLQKESDAGSRERLERLEKELADFKEEQRTFNTQWQSEKDIITKIQSVKQDIERVNLEIQQAERDYDLNRAAELKYGKLTDLHRQLEAAESELAQTQHSGKSLLREEVTEGDIAEVISKWTGIPISKLVESEKEKLLQLEDELHHRVVGQDEAVTAVADAIQRSRAGLADPNRPIASFIFLGPTGVGKTELAKALAAYLFDTEEALVRIDMSEYMEKHAVSRLIGAPPGYVGYDEGGQLTEAIRRRPYAVLLFDEIEKAHPDVFNIFLQILDDGRVTDAQGHTVDFKNTIIIMTSNIGSQYILDVSGDDSRYDEMRHRVMEAMRNSFRPEFLNRIDETIIFHALHKQELRHIVQLQVNRLRQRLGDRKISLKLSDSALDFLAEVGYDPVFGARPLKRAIQRELETQIAKAILRGEFNNGDTIFVDVQNERLSFNRLPAEVFTG, encoded by the coding sequence ATGCAACCCACTAACCCTAACCAATTTACCGAAAAAGCCTGGGAAGCGATCGCCCACACTCCAGATATTGCCAAACAATATCAACTACAGCAGATCGAAAGCGAACACTTAATGAAAGCGCTGCTAGAACAAGAAGGACTCGCTAGCGCTGTTTTTACCAAAGCCGGTGTAAATCTACAAAAATTACGCGATCGCACTGAACAATTCATTCAACGTCAGCCAAAAGTTTCCGGTAGCAGCAGTTCCGTCTACTTAGGACGCAGCTTGGATACTCTGTTAGATCGCGCTGATGGCTATCGCAAAGAATTTCAAGACGAATACATCTCTATTGAACATTTATTACTCGCCTACGCCAAAGATGACCGTTTTGGCAAAAGTCTATTCCAAGAATTTGGATTAGACGAAGGCAAATTAAAGAATATCATTAAACAAATTCGTGGGAACCAGAAAGTGACCGACCAAAATCCAGAAGGCAAATATGAAGCACTGGAAAAATATGGGCGTGACCTCACCGAAGCTGCCCGTCAAGGTAAACTTGATCCAGTGATTGGACGCGATGATGAAATTCGCCGCACCATTCAAATTCTCTCGCGTCGTACCAAAAATAACCCCGTACTTATTGGGGAACCGGGTGTTGGTAAAACTGCGATCGCTGAAGGATTAGCACAGCGCATCGTAGCAGGTGATGTGCCTCAGTCTTTGAAAGACCGCAGGCTGATAGCTTTAGATATGGGTGCTTTGATTGCGGGGGCAAAATTCCGGGGTGAATTTGAAGAACGTCTCAAAGCAGTATTAAAAGAAGTTACCGAATCTGGCGGCAATATTGTATTATTTATCGATGAAATTCACACCGTAGTCGGTGCCGGTGCGACTCAAGGTGCTATGGACGCAGGTAACTTGTTAAAACCGATGTTAGCGCGGGGTGAATTGCGCTGTATTGGGGCGACAACTTTAGACGAATACCGCAAGTATATCGAAAAAGATGCCGCTTTGGAAAGACGTTTCCAGCAGGTTTATGTCGATCAGCCGAGTGTAGAAGATACTATTTCGATTCTGCGGGGGTTGAGAGAACGTTATGAAAACCACCACGGGGTAAAGATTTCTGATAGTGCTTTAGTTGCAGCTGCTATATTGTCGAGTCGATATATTAGCGATCGCTTTCTTCCCGATAAAGCGATCGACTTGGTAGACGAAGCAGCAGCAAGACTGAAAATGGAGATTACCTCCAAACCCGAAGAACTCGACGAAATCGACCGCAAAATTCTTCAATTAGAAATGGAAAGGCTTTCTCTCCAAAAAGAAAGCGATGCAGGTTCTCGCGAACGTTTAGAAAGACTAGAAAAAGAACTTGCGGATTTTAAAGAAGAACAAAGAACGTTCAATACTCAATGGCAGTCTGAAAAAGATATTATCACCAAAATTCAGTCTGTTAAACAAGATATTGAACGGGTAAATCTGGAAATTCAACAAGCAGAACGCGACTACGATCTTAACCGCGCTGCTGAGTTGAAATATGGCAAATTAACAGATTTACATCGTCAATTAGAAGCGGCAGAATCTGAACTTGCACAAACGCAACACAGTGGAAAATCACTGTTGCGGGAAGAAGTAACCGAAGGTGATATTGCGGAAGTTATTTCTAAGTGGACGGGAATTCCCATCAGCAAGTTGGTGGAATCTGAAAAAGAAAAACTGCTGCAATTAGAAGATGAACTGCACCACCGTGTCGTCGGACAAGATGAAGCGGTAACAGCTGTAGCGGATGCAATTCAGCGATCGCGTGCTGGACTTGCAGATCCCAATCGTCCGATCGCTAGCTTTATTTTCCTCGGTCCTACCGGTGTGGGTAAAACCGAATTAGCGAAAGCGCTAGCAGCATATCTCTTCGACACTGAAGAAGCGCTGGTACGGATTGATATGTCGGAATATATGGAGAAACACGCAGTTTCTCGCCTCATCGGTGCGCCTCCCGGATACGTGGGATACGATGAAGGCGGACAACTCACCGAAGCAATTCGCCGTCGTCCTTATGCGGTGCTGCTATTCGACGAAATCGAAAAAGCACACCCCGATGTATTTAATATCTTCCTGCAAATTCTTGATGATGGGCGTGTCACTGATGCTCAAGGTCATACTGTTGACTTCAAAAACACGATCATCATTATGACTAGCAACATCGGTTCGCAGTATATTCTCGATGTGTCGGGGGATGATTCACGCTATGATGAAATGCGTCATCGCGTGATGGAAGCTATGCGGAATAGCTTCCGTCCGGAGTTTCTCAACCGCATTGACGAAACGATTATCTTCCATGCATTGCACAAACAAGAATTGCGGCATATTGTACAGTTGCAAGTAAATAGACTGCGGCAAAGATTGGGCGATCGCAAGATTTCTCTCAAACTTTCCGATTCTGCTCTTGACTTTTTGGCAGAAGTAGGATACGACCCAGTATTTGGGGCACGTCCTTTAAAGAGAGCAATTCAGCGGGAGTTAGAAACTCAAATTGCCAAAGCTATCTTGCGCGGTGAATTCAATAATGGGGACACCATTTTTGTGGATGTGCAAAATGAGCGTTTGTCTTTCAATCGCTTGCCGGCTGAGGTATTTACTGGCTAA